A stretch of Novosphingobium pentaromativorans US6-1 DNA encodes these proteins:
- a CDS encoding strawberry notch C-terminal domain-containing protein, whose translation MMILIACWFLRLVEVEGTVIIWSEIMENRRKPAPPATTLDINCDCKEAIVDYLTRAFPTRQMEEYTDELGDVRSRPMWDEAGNPVHNPQAEAARADLIEHICAMPPIPTALDALLEHYGVTAVAEVTGRSKRLVRDGSGQQRLESRSPRTNLAETTAFMTGAKRILVFSDAGGTGRSYHASLDARNQQRRVHFLLEPGWRADRAIQGLGRTHRTHQACSPLFRPVTTDCKGEARFTSTIARRLDALGALTRGQRQTGGQGMFDASDNLESIYAKHALHDWYGLLAMAKLKSTTLSEFQRMSGLELTDQDGVLREDLPPIQRWLNRILAMKIAVQNAIFDEFLTLVETRVSAAKEAGTFDIGVETVAVEACEVLSDTVIRTDPVTGATSHLLELSLTQRRKVLSLERVLKMASYEEQPLFLRNDKSGKVALAVPAPSHMDEEGHMIRRYELVRPLRSEYLRADRLDESAWEPVTKSRFSALWEEEYAADESQLVTETVYLATGLLLPIWGALPKEDLTVNRIVDKSGASWLGRHVHDLYVDATLEKLGVARKAQTDPAKIAAAILGGGTWKAPHPLNFTIRTSRVNGSRRIEIVDAEAARIPELKAKGCFTEIIAYKTRVFVPVDGASEILRRVIA comes from the coding sequence ATGATGATCTTGATCGCATGTTGGTTCCTTCGACTTGTTGAGGTCGAGGGAACCGTAATTATCTGGAGTGAAATCATGGAAAACCGAAGGAAACCTGCGCCTCCCGCCACCACGCTCGACATAAACTGCGACTGCAAAGAAGCAATCGTGGACTACCTCACCCGGGCCTTCCCGACCCGGCAGATGGAGGAATACACGGACGAGCTCGGCGACGTGCGCTCGCGGCCGATGTGGGATGAGGCAGGCAATCCGGTCCACAACCCGCAGGCCGAGGCTGCGCGCGCAGACCTGATCGAGCATATCTGCGCGATGCCGCCGATCCCGACCGCGCTCGATGCCCTGCTGGAGCACTACGGCGTGACTGCGGTTGCGGAGGTTACTGGGCGCAGCAAACGCCTGGTTCGTGATGGTTCGGGCCAGCAGCGCCTCGAGAGCCGTTCGCCCCGGACCAACCTTGCCGAGACCACTGCGTTCATGACCGGGGCCAAGCGCATTCTCGTGTTCTCGGATGCGGGAGGTACGGGGCGCAGCTATCACGCCAGCCTTGATGCCAGGAACCAGCAGCGCCGGGTCCATTTCCTGCTCGAGCCCGGATGGCGCGCCGACCGTGCGATCCAGGGCCTGGGGCGCACCCACCGTACGCACCAGGCCTGTTCGCCGCTGTTCCGCCCAGTCACCACCGACTGCAAGGGTGAGGCGCGGTTCACCAGCACGATCGCGCGGCGGCTCGACGCACTGGGAGCGCTGACCCGCGGCCAGCGCCAGACCGGCGGGCAGGGGATGTTCGATGCGTCCGACAATCTCGAGAGCATCTATGCCAAGCACGCGCTGCACGACTGGTACGGCCTTCTCGCTATGGCCAAGCTCAAGAGCACGACCCTGTCCGAGTTTCAGCGGATGAGCGGGCTTGAGCTCACCGACCAGGACGGGGTCCTGCGCGAGGACCTGCCGCCGATCCAGCGCTGGCTCAACCGCATCCTCGCCATGAAGATCGCGGTGCAGAACGCGATCTTTGACGAGTTCCTGACCCTTGTTGAAACCCGCGTCTCCGCTGCAAAGGAAGCCGGGACTTTCGACATCGGGGTCGAGACGGTGGCGGTCGAGGCCTGCGAGGTGCTGTCCGACACGGTGATCCGGACCGACCCCGTGACCGGCGCGACCTCGCACCTGCTTGAGCTGTCGCTGACCCAGCGGCGTAAGGTCCTCTCGCTCGAGCGCGTGCTGAAAATGGCATCCTATGAGGAGCAGCCGCTGTTCCTGCGCAATGACAAGTCGGGCAAGGTCGCGCTCGCGGTTCCGGCACCCTCGCACATGGACGAGGAGGGCCACATGATCCGGCGCTACGAACTCGTGCGGCCATTGCGGAGCGAGTACCTCCGCGCCGACCGGCTCGACGAGTCCGCCTGGGAGCCCGTCACCAAGTCCCGGTTCAGCGCGCTGTGGGAGGAAGAATACGCCGCCGACGAGAGCCAGCTCGTCACCGAGACGGTTTATCTCGCGACGGGGCTGCTCCTGCCAATCTGGGGCGCGCTTCCCAAGGAGGACCTCACGGTCAACCGCATCGTCGACAAGTCGGGCGCCTCCTGGCTTGGCCGCCATGTCCACGACCTCTACGTCGATGCGACCCTCGAGAAGCTCGGTGTTGCCCGCAAGGCGCAGACCGATCCGGCCAAGATTGCCGCCGCCATTCTCGGCGGGGGCACGTGGAAGGCGCCGCATCCGCTCAATTTTACGATCCGGACGTCCCGGGTGAACGGCTCCCGAAGGATCGAGATCGTCGACGCTGAAGCCGCGCGCATTCCCGAGCTCAAGGCAAAGGGCTGCTTCACGGAAATCATTGCCTACAAGACGCGCGTGTTCGTCCCGGTAGACGGAGCAAGCGAGATACTTCGGCGGGTCATCGCCTAA
- a CDS encoding tyrosine-type recombinase/integrase, translated as MRSRSSLPFRAAPLRVEDPPSHGALLTAFLSSLSLDEKSGCAVLYGAAVRHFLHWLGLHKIAIRTIDDRAVRRFEKHGCRCHRYSAQQAHYKADQAARVRRFVRFLEDQGYVEVDDGIDDLPRHLADYSDAIDRLQLAEGPAQAYRSEAEHFVAWLRMARRQWIEIDDAIIDHYAAHDCRCPVWRKRGKLVATGTKRRRRCARHFVEFLRGRGAIPLVEPVADDDPHMSAYLAWLKQHRGATDETIRRYRTDIRRLMPMLGEPTQWDAAGLRSAFQRRSKETPGSASLLVTIMRSYIRFLVVRGECRPALLHAVPSVQRYRLSTLPRHVDPATIERIIAACPTDRPVEVRDKAIILLLARLGLRAADIQDMRLDDIDWRSGHLTVKGKTRRPDRLPLPQDVGDAILAYLAAARPKTAEKHLFLRAQAPFRPFRSSAEIAGIVARTRDRGGIEGVPTGSHIFRHSLATNLLRAGAGLESVGTILRHSSPETTAIYAKVDLPMLMKIAQPWPGEQSC; from the coding sequence ATGCGATCAAGATCATCATTGCCGTTTCGAGCGGCCCCGCTCCGGGTCGAAGACCCGCCCAGTCACGGCGCCCTTCTCACCGCATTCCTCTCCTCTCTGTCGCTCGACGAGAAGTCAGGCTGTGCGGTTCTGTATGGCGCGGCGGTCCGCCATTTCCTGCATTGGCTGGGCCTGCATAAGATCGCGATCCGCACGATTGACGATCGGGCTGTCCGGCGGTTCGAGAAGCATGGGTGCCGGTGCCACCGGTATTCGGCGCAGCAAGCGCACTACAAGGCTGACCAAGCAGCAAGGGTCAGGCGCTTCGTCCGGTTCCTGGAAGATCAAGGCTACGTCGAAGTCGACGACGGGATCGACGATCTGCCACGGCACCTCGCCGACTATTCCGATGCGATCGATCGCCTGCAACTTGCCGAGGGACCGGCACAGGCCTATCGGTCCGAGGCCGAGCATTTCGTGGCCTGGCTTCGCATGGCGCGGCGCCAATGGATCGAGATCGATGACGCGATCATCGACCACTATGCAGCGCATGATTGCCGATGCCCGGTCTGGCGCAAGCGGGGCAAGCTGGTCGCAACGGGCACCAAGCGGCGGCGGCGATGCGCACGGCACTTCGTCGAGTTCCTGCGAGGCCGGGGCGCCATCCCATTGGTTGAACCGGTGGCGGACGATGACCCGCACATGTCGGCTTACTTGGCATGGCTCAAGCAACACCGCGGCGCCACGGACGAGACGATCCGGCGCTACCGGACTGATATCAGACGGCTCATGCCAATGCTGGGCGAGCCTACGCAATGGGATGCCGCCGGACTCAGGAGCGCATTCCAACGACGAAGCAAGGAGACGCCGGGCTCGGCATCGCTGCTCGTCACGATAATGAGGAGCTACATCCGGTTTCTGGTCGTGCGTGGCGAGTGCCGGCCGGCTTTATTGCATGCAGTTCCATCAGTGCAGCGCTACCGCCTTTCGACGCTGCCGCGCCATGTCGACCCGGCAACGATCGAGAGGATCATTGCGGCCTGTCCGACAGATCGTCCGGTGGAAGTCCGGGACAAGGCCATCATTCTCCTGCTCGCCAGGCTCGGCCTGCGGGCTGCCGATATTCAGGACATGCGTCTCGACGACATCGACTGGCGATCCGGCCACCTGACGGTCAAGGGCAAGACGCGTCGACCGGACCGCCTGCCATTGCCGCAGGATGTTGGCGACGCGATCCTGGCATATCTTGCGGCAGCCCGCCCGAAGACCGCCGAAAAGCATCTGTTCCTGCGTGCACAAGCACCGTTTCGGCCATTCCGCTCGTCCGCTGAGATCGCGGGCATCGTCGCTCGTACGCGCGACCGCGGTGGGATCGAAGGAGTGCCGACCGGGTCACACATATTCCGGCATTCGCTTGCCACCAACCTGCTGCGCGCAGGCGCAGGCCTGGAGTCCGTCGGGACCATCCTGCGTCACAGCTCGCCCGAGACCACTGCCATCTACGCCAAGGTCGATCTGCCGATGCTCATGAAGATCGCGCAGCCCTGGCCGGGAGAACAGTCATGCTGA
- a CDS encoding tyrosine-type recombinase/integrase — translation MLNIHISRYVALHRSLGRKFSEQERMLRLYAAYAEGFGDRHIQVQRIYDWCHTASSQNVARRRFDTVRNFSRFIQADDPVYEVPPVGVFGRGKRPRPTPTIIEPEQVRAIMTAALDVASQDTISPYTYHYLFGLLAATGLRISEALALQCNDLVEDGLIVRNGKFGKQRLITLQPSTRQALEAYLATRARLGATGNDLFVTIRGRAPHKVRAHVVFVRLARQLGYRGPTGTAGMRLHDLRHTFAVRSLESCPRDREAIAHHMAGLSVYLGHASVANTYWYLEATPVLLRDIAVASEQLYRGEAA, via the coding sequence ATGCTGAACATCCACATTTCCAGATACGTGGCGCTGCATCGCAGCCTCGGGCGGAAGTTCTCTGAACAGGAACGCATGCTGCGCCTGTACGCCGCCTACGCCGAAGGATTCGGCGACCGGCACATCCAAGTCCAGCGGATCTACGACTGGTGCCACACGGCGAGTTCGCAAAATGTGGCCCGCCGGAGGTTCGATACCGTTCGCAACTTCAGCCGCTTTATCCAAGCCGATGATCCAGTTTACGAGGTTCCGCCTGTCGGTGTCTTCGGTCGGGGCAAGCGGCCACGCCCGACCCCGACCATCATCGAACCGGAACAGGTCCGGGCGATCATGACCGCGGCGTTGGACGTTGCGTCCCAAGACACGATCAGCCCATACACGTACCATTATTTGTTCGGCTTGCTGGCGGCGACAGGTCTCCGGATTTCCGAGGCCCTCGCTCTTCAATGCAACGATCTGGTCGAGGATGGCCTGATCGTCCGCAACGGCAAGTTCGGCAAGCAGCGGCTGATTACCTTGCAGCCATCGACCCGTCAGGCGCTCGAAGCATATCTCGCCACCCGAGCAAGGCTTGGCGCCACGGGCAATGACCTGTTCGTGACCATTCGGGGGAGAGCACCACACAAGGTGCGCGCCCACGTGGTGTTCGTCAGGCTGGCCCGGCAGCTCGGATACCGCGGACCGACCGGAACGGCCGGGATGCGGTTACACGACCTGCGGCACACTTTCGCCGTGCGTTCCCTTGAGTCCTGTCCGCGCGACAGGGAAGCCATCGCACACCACATGGCCGGACTCAGCGTATATCTGGGGCATGCGTCGGTCGCCAACACCTATTGGTATCTCGAGGCCACTCCGGTGCTGCTGCGCGATATCGCTGTCGCCAGCGAGCAACTTTACCGGGGAGAAGCGGCATGA
- a CDS encoding tyrosine-type recombinase/integrase, giving the protein MTALAPHLSIYLREHLPRERAVSPHTVKTYANCFVLLVQFAADRLKRRPTDLEIEDLGTDMIMAFLDHVENGRGSCVRTRNGRLAAIRSFFRYIEYRIPACLDQALRVRSIPTKKTDKALIDYLDRAEIKALLDAPDPRTRLGTRDRAMLHLAYAGGLRVSELVTLQLRDFPDRFLSTVHIMGKGRRERVLPLWKETQFALRAWLAIRPDAQAAEIFLNASGQPMTRDGFAFRLAEHVKRAAEKQPSILGKRVTPHVLRHSCAMHTLAATGDIRKVALWLGHASIQSTETYLRADPEEKLQILAAHGAPAIRPGRFKPQSDDLLSMLQEIRAGGHVKI; this is encoded by the coding sequence ATGACGGCACTCGCTCCGCATCTCTCGATCTACCTGCGTGAACATCTACCGCGCGAACGTGCTGTCAGTCCGCACACGGTGAAGACCTATGCCAACTGCTTTGTCCTCCTGGTCCAGTTCGCTGCCGATCGGCTGAAGCGTCGGCCGACCGATCTCGAGATCGAGGATCTCGGCACCGACATGATCATGGCCTTCCTTGACCATGTCGAGAACGGTCGCGGCAGCTGTGTTCGGACCCGCAATGGCAGGCTCGCCGCGATCCGGTCCTTCTTCCGCTACATCGAGTATCGTATTCCGGCCTGCCTGGATCAGGCCCTTCGCGTCAGATCGATCCCTACCAAGAAGACCGACAAGGCGCTGATCGACTACCTCGACCGGGCAGAGATCAAGGCTTTGCTCGACGCCCCGGATCCCCGGACACGCCTTGGCACCCGCGATCGCGCAATGCTGCATCTGGCCTATGCTGGCGGGCTGAGGGTGTCGGAACTCGTAACGCTACAACTGCGCGATTTCCCGGACCGCTTCCTGTCCACCGTGCACATCATGGGCAAGGGACGGCGTGAACGGGTCCTCCCGCTCTGGAAGGAGACTCAGTTCGCATTGCGCGCGTGGCTTGCGATCCGTCCCGATGCGCAAGCTGCCGAGATATTCCTCAATGCCAGCGGGCAACCCATGACCCGCGACGGATTTGCGTTCCGTTTGGCGGAGCACGTCAAGCGCGCGGCAGAGAAGCAGCCGTCGATCCTTGGCAAGCGCGTAACACCGCACGTGCTGCGCCATTCCTGCGCAATGCACACGCTCGCGGCGACCGGGGACATTCGCAAGGTCGCATTATGGCTCGGGCACGCCAGCATCCAGAGCACTGAGACCTATTTGCGCGCCGATCCCGAGGAAAAGCTGCAAATTCTCGCGGCGCACGGCGCCCCTGCCATCAGGCCCGGGCGCTTCAAGCCGCAAAGCGACGATCTACTATCAATGCTTCAGGAAATACGTGCAGGAGGTCATGTCAAAATTTGA
- a CDS encoding site-specific integrase, with protein sequence MLKLHDELIAKLTNFLTERNYNPVVVANHRLYARAFLDYLAECDIRVESVTPGQVDQYFHYAIEDFQARYGRDPSPRWHKLPRTAISKLLRLAQGKWPPEPELTGPDAAFRHAICCEYEAWLRDERGLASASIAAAMWEARNFLRWQFDRGGGAGLATLNVRDVDLYMDMRGPGLRRKSLADVAERLRSVVRYLHRTGRIPTDLTPHIIGPMLYAYEDVPSTLDTEQIAAVLAAAKTDLSPRGLRDHAILQLLATYGLREGEICRLRLEDVNWREESLHIRHTKTNAHSAMPLLAPVGEALFDYLRHGRPRTEAREVFVRSCAPYIAMTNLYGMVRGRLSAAGVEPPGKRGPHVFRHARAVEMLRASVPQKIIGDVLGHRSTESTNTYLKLATDDLRAVALDVPGMEVLS encoded by the coding sequence ATGTTGAAGTTGCACGATGAGCTGATCGCCAAGCTCACGAATTTCCTGACGGAGCGAAATTACAATCCCGTGGTGGTTGCGAACCATCGCCTCTATGCTCGTGCGTTTCTCGATTACCTGGCCGAATGCGATATCCGGGTGGAATCCGTGACGCCCGGGCAGGTCGATCAGTATTTCCACTATGCGATCGAGGATTTTCAGGCCCGGTATGGCCGGGATCCCAGCCCACGCTGGCACAAGCTGCCGCGCACGGCGATTTCCAAGCTGCTTCGGCTTGCCCAGGGCAAATGGCCTCCCGAACCGGAACTGACCGGACCCGACGCGGCGTTCCGCCATGCGATCTGCTGCGAATACGAGGCATGGCTGCGCGACGAACGCGGTCTGGCGAGTGCGAGCATTGCGGCGGCGATGTGGGAGGCACGAAACTTCCTGCGCTGGCAGTTCGATCGCGGCGGCGGAGCTGGTCTCGCAACACTGAATGTCAGGGATGTCGATCTCTACATGGACATGCGCGGGCCTGGCCTGCGGCGCAAGTCACTGGCGGATGTTGCGGAGCGGCTCCGCTCGGTGGTCCGCTATCTGCACCGGACGGGTCGTATCCCGACCGATCTCACCCCGCACATCATCGGTCCCATGCTCTACGCCTATGAAGATGTGCCCTCGACGCTGGACACGGAGCAAATCGCGGCGGTGCTGGCAGCTGCGAAGACGGACCTGTCGCCGCGAGGGCTGCGCGATCATGCGATACTTCAGCTGCTTGCGACATATGGCCTGCGCGAAGGCGAAATCTGTCGCCTGCGCCTTGAGGACGTGAACTGGCGCGAAGAATCCCTGCATATCCGCCACACCAAGACCAATGCGCATTCCGCCATGCCGCTCCTGGCGCCGGTTGGCGAGGCGCTGTTCGATTACCTTCGCCATGGGCGGCCCCGGACCGAAGCGCGGGAGGTCTTCGTCCGGTCCTGCGCGCCCTATATCGCGATGACGAACCTGTATGGCATGGTCAGGGGACGGTTGTCGGCCGCAGGCGTCGAACCGCCCGGGAAGCGGGGACCGCATGTGTTCCGTCACGCCCGTGCGGTTGAAATGCTGCGGGCGTCGGTCCCGCAAAAGATTATCGGCGACGTGCTCGGGCATCGATCCACCGAATCCACCAATACTTATCTCAAACTGGCAACAGATGATCTCCGAGCCGTGGCACTCGATGTGCCTGGAATGGAGGTGCTGTCATGA
- a CDS encoding tyrosine-type recombinase/integrase: MSAWHDPDRTVVDAFLVKSQFRPGSVPTYRWFLRTFEDVARRHPAVDRQMLEAWLKEMARRWRMSTLLNQVCIVDRFLDHLAEIGLIADNPIVALRRRYNVKHSKPIWRALASSNPDEELAALRQPAPFGSVLGDFMRDHVALMHSRGYQYETQGHWILRFDRFLQANPELAGSSLETMLACWKAAKPTRNHAAECQKLGRLLTKARHRLDPGIPPKRFDARPEREVAREHRRPHIFSPSDVRNMLNVARSYPSPNAPLRPMVLYTMVLLAYCAGLRRSELARLDLGDVDFQSGTITIRQTKFYKTRILPLTGSVLAELRAYIDARQRAGAPQNPESGLFWHGHFNDRYTPRSVSTMITDVMRRAGFKAPTGRTGPRVHDLRHSMVVNRILQWYRAGVNPQDKLHFLSTYMGHRDINSTLVYITVTQDLLQEASERFRAVGARCLTMEARP, translated from the coding sequence ATGAGCGCCTGGCACGATCCCGATCGCACCGTCGTCGACGCCTTCCTGGTAAAATCGCAGTTCCGGCCGGGAAGCGTACCGACCTATCGCTGGTTCCTTCGCACCTTCGAAGATGTTGCCCGCCGGCATCCGGCGGTGGACCGGCAGATGCTCGAGGCCTGGCTGAAGGAAATGGCAAGACGCTGGCGAATGTCGACATTGCTGAACCAGGTCTGCATCGTCGATCGCTTCCTTGACCACCTCGCCGAAATCGGACTGATCGCCGACAATCCCATTGTCGCGCTTCGCCGTCGGTACAACGTCAAACACAGCAAGCCGATCTGGCGCGCGCTGGCGTCGTCCAATCCCGATGAGGAACTCGCCGCGTTGCGACAGCCTGCACCCTTCGGCAGCGTGCTGGGCGACTTCATGCGCGATCATGTCGCGCTGATGCACAGCCGGGGCTATCAGTATGAAACGCAGGGCCACTGGATATTGCGGTTCGACCGGTTCCTTCAGGCGAACCCCGAACTTGCCGGGTCATCGCTTGAAACCATGCTGGCGTGCTGGAAGGCGGCCAAACCAACTCGCAATCACGCGGCTGAATGCCAGAAGCTCGGGCGCCTCCTGACCAAGGCGCGGCATCGCCTCGATCCCGGCATCCCGCCGAAACGCTTTGACGCCCGGCCCGAACGGGAAGTGGCGCGAGAACATCGGCGGCCGCATATCTTCAGCCCGTCCGATGTCCGGAACATGCTCAATGTTGCCCGTTCCTACCCGTCGCCAAATGCACCGCTGCGACCGATGGTCCTCTACACCATGGTGCTTCTGGCCTATTGTGCCGGTCTGCGCCGCAGCGAACTCGCCAGACTCGATCTGGGCGACGTGGACTTCCAGTCGGGCACGATCACGATCCGGCAAACGAAGTTCTACAAGACCCGGATCCTGCCATTGACAGGCAGCGTCCTCGCCGAACTGCGCGCCTATATCGATGCAAGGCAGCGCGCAGGTGCGCCGCAAAATCCGGAATCAGGTCTGTTCTGGCACGGGCACTTCAATGATCGCTACACGCCGCGGTCTGTCTCGACGATGATCACCGATGTCATGCGCCGCGCCGGGTTCAAGGCCCCGACCGGGCGAACGGGGCCGCGCGTTCACGATCTGCGCCATTCGATGGTCGTCAACCGGATACTCCAATGGTACCGGGCCGGCGTCAATCCGCAGGACAAGCTGCACTTCCTCTCCACCTACATGGGCCACCGGGATATCAACTCCACGCTGGTCTACATCACCGTCACGCAGGATCTGCTGCAGGAAGCAAGCGAACGCTTCCGTGCCGTCGGCGCCCGATGCCTCACCATGGAGGCGCGGCCATGA